The segment AGAAGTTTGGGGGTGAAGGAGAGTGGGGCTGAAGCGGCTTGTGGGACGACCACATGCACGGTGCTGGGTGGCAGGTCGTCGGCTAGCGCGTTGTCATGGGAGTGCAGTTGCACGGGGAAGGGGGCTAGCAGCAGACGTCCGGCGATGGCCCGTTCTTCTTGGACCATGTAGCCCAGGAGTCGAACACGACGTCCGTCCAGGGCCTTAAGCTTCTCGGTGAGCTGGAGCCCTCGGGGACCAATCGGTTTCTGGAAGAACTCTCCAAATTTGATCTCGGCGACACCAGGATCCAATGCGGGCAGCGGTAGGAGCTTGGTTCCCCCGTTCGTGCAAACGAGGGGGAAGTAGCCTGTGGAGGCTGCATGTGGAAGGCAGCCCGGGTTCTGGTAACTGCTATTAGCAGCGGCCGTGGAGGCTTGTTCCAAAAGGCGGCTCCAGATGGCGGAATCGGCGGTGGGCTGGGCACACCATCCGATGAGGCTGAGAAATGGCGAGAGGAGCACGGTAAATAGGATCGGTTTCATAGAACAATTTAAGCTCCGTGCCCTTCGATAACCGCCCGTCGCACAGTGTTGGCATCGTTCGAAGGAAAAGAGCGTTCAGGGACTTATTCGTGGCAGGTTGGGCTTTTTTTAAATTACTTGAGGGATCCCTCCGAGAGCTTCGTGGCTTCGTGGCTTCGTGGCTTTGTGTGAGAAACCACGGCCGTCCCTTTGACCGGGGAAAGGGACGTGGCACGCCCTGCAGGGTGCGGTGAAATGGGAATGGGTTACCGGGGATCTGCGATCGCCCGGCTAATCTCTGTGAACCCCTATGGGTTCCGGAACAGCGTGGAAAAAGGAATCAGGTGAAATGACCCTCGTTCTCGGTGGAGGATTCCTGCAGCTCCCACGCCGTCTCGTCAAAGCCCTTCGAATGCGGGCAGGCCGTCGATGCTGCGCTGGTTTTTCCGGTGGCGATACTCCTCGACGCCTTGAGGGCCCTGCTTCTTGGCCCATTCGTCGAGGACGTCGCGTTGGCCTTGGAATTCATACAGCGGAACCGAGTAGCCACACGAGGTTGACACGCGGGTGACCTGGATGAGCACAAAGGCTCTGGTCCCCGGGTTGTCCTGGAAGTGCAGGCAGAGTTCTCCGTAGCGCGGATGGCCCGGGGTTACCAGGGTTCCTGTGCCATGGAGGCGTGCAATTTTGGGTGAGCCTTCAAAAGCGCAGAACAGAATCACGATGCGACCATTCTCGCGCAGATGGGCCGCGGTCTCTGCACCGCTGCCGGTGTAATCTTGGTAGACGACTTCGAGCGGACCGAGCACTCGGAAAGCGTCTCCGCCTTTAGGCGAAATGTTCACGTGGCCATCAGCCGACAAGGGCGCGCTGCCGACGAAGAACATGCGCTGCTTGGCAATCCATGAGGTCAGTGCTGAGTCGATGGAGTCGTGTGCTTTGCTCACGCGAGCAGCGTAGCAGCCGAGCCGAGAGGCGCAAGGACGACGCTACACAGTAGTGTGGGCCAGCCCTGCCCCGCACCTTAGTCGGGGTGCCGGCCCATCGGGGGGCGTGGGAGGGGACGGCCGAGTGTATCACACGAAGCCACAAAGCCACGAAGAGATTGGTTACCCAAAAGGGAGGGGCCTTGTGAGCAGGGACTCCGGCATTAGCCGCAAAGAACGAAAAGAGGCGAAAGAAGCGGACGGATACAGCGGCTGAGGGCCTGGGCTCAAAAGTTCTTTCGTCATCTTTCGTTTCTTGCGGCCACAGGAGCGGTTCGGGTCTTGTCTTAGAGTTGTCCCACGGGGTTGAACGTTCAGTTCCTCAGGGTTTCCAGGTGCGGTAAAAACGTGCTCCTGCGTTGGTGGCGGCGGAACCATCGAGAAAATAGGAGCTGCCGGAAGGAAACGTGGGCGTCCAGAGGGTGGTCCAATCGAGAAGGTTGCTCGATACCTGAAGCGCATAGAGCCCCTGAGTTCCGACGTTCAAGGTGAAGGCGAGGCCCAAGGGGGTCCAGATCGGCGCTGTGAGTTCTACCGCATCGGCCGCGGGTAGAGTGATTTCCCAGATGGCTCGCTCCCCGCCATAGCAGATGACATAGAGCACATTTCCGATGATCTCGGAGTCGATGGGATCCACAAAACCGGTCACGAGTTTGTAGACCTCCGCGTCATAGTTGTCGGCAGTCTTGTGCAAGCGAAGCCGGAGAAGATCGCGGCTTGCGTCCTGGAACGGACCCGGATAGCGGTCGCCGGTCTCGTCTCCGCCCATGAAGCCCATGGCAAACGCACATCCTCGGTAAGGCGCGGCCAGGGCGCGGTCTTCATCGAAAACCAGTCCCAGCGGGGATCGATGGGTGGTGAACGTGAATAGCTTCATGCCCAGATCACTGGCGTCCTTGATCAGGCCGTCGATCGGATCGCGAAACTTATCGGCATCGGGTCCTAGGTTCCCGATGGGCTCCAGCATCCGGTCCGGGGCGGGGGGAAAGGTGGGATCGTTGTTGAAGTAACCGCCTTTGACAGCGGTGAAGCGTGAGTCGAGCAGCTTGTCCAGCGCGGGGTCATAGTCAGGAAATTGCTGAGGATTATCGGCTCCACCCATCCGCCAGGGAAATCCGTAGTGCTCACCTTCACGGAGCCAGTTCAGCTCGTCCGACATACCGCGATCCGGTCCGTTCTCCGCACCGAACAGTTCCCCCGAAGGTGAGAAGCGCAGATCGAAGGTATTTCGGATGCCCTCACAATAGATC is part of the Verrucomicrobiales bacterium genome and harbors:
- a CDS encoding PQQ-dependent sugar dehydrogenase: MKSVVSRVTPALWIGLILSGLPTARGADARPQPRDPRIQIRRLTTVNDVAPPCRIAKDPRDQRLYYMTLGGSIYRLTVQPGEDQSLRTRIADSSHHAQTNTMGFDIGPDGTFYVVANQTQSTNSALTAAYVLRGEERPGTEGRLWSVVAHTEPYARSKTAFDHVFNAVEVSPDGATLYLNSGSRTDHGEIQSADGAFPGLREEPLNAAIFRVPARGNDILLPRDLNALKADGRIYCEGIRNTFDLRFSPSGELFGAENGPDRGMSDELNWLREGEHYGFPWRMGGADNPQQFPDYDPALDKLLDSRFTAVKGGYFNNDPTFPPAPDRMLEPIGNLGPDADKFRDPIDGLIKDASDLGMKLFTFTTHRSPLGLVFDEDRALAAPYRGCAFAMGFMGGDETGDRYPGPFQDASRDLLRLRLHKTADNYDAEVYKLVTGFVDPIDSEIIGNVLYVICYGGERAIWEITLPAADAVELTAPIWTPLGLAFTLNVGTQGLYALQVSSNLLDWTTLWTPTFPSGSSYFLDGSAATNAGARFYRTWKP
- a CDS encoding pyridoxamine 5'-phosphate oxidase family protein translates to MSKAHDSIDSALTSWIAKQRMFFVGSAPLSADGHVNISPKGGDAFRVLGPLEVVYQDYTGSGAETAAHLRENGRIVILFCAFEGSPKIARLHGTGTLVTPGHPRYGELCLHFQDNPGTRAFVLIQVTRVSTSCGYSVPLYEFQGQRDVLDEWAKKQGPQGVEEYRHRKNQRSIDGLPAFEGL